The following coding sequences are from one Ursus arctos isolate Adak ecotype North America unplaced genomic scaffold, UrsArc2.0 scaffold_23, whole genome shotgun sequence window:
- the LOC113246471 gene encoding olfactory receptor 4P4-like, which yields MKSQRNISEFVLLGLSYDQKIQIFCFVLFLFCYVALLAGNLLILVSTRCSPLFHQPMYYFLSHLSLIDICYTSTVTPKLIADLLVERKTISYSNCMLQVFTMHFFGGTEVFILTAMAFDRYGAICKPLHYVIIMNRTRCHLLVLAAWAGGAVHAFPLFSTAIGFPFCGPNEIDHYYCDVLPLLKVACTDTYITGILVIAFSGMFGLGVFIVLFVSYGIILFSLRNLSAEGRRKALSTCWSHITVVVLFFGPAIFIYLRPPTTFPQDKIFALFYTIIAPMFNPLIYTLRNSEMKKAIGKVWCPLLFSKKHTVNLKKFMG from the coding sequence ATGAAAAGCCAGAGAAATATCTCAGAATTCGTACTTCTAGGACTTTCGTATGaccagaaaatacaaatattttgctttgtgcTCTTCTTATTCTGTTATGTTGCCCTGTTGGCAGGAAACCTTCTGATCCTAGTCTCCACTCGATGCAGCCCTCTTTTTCACCAACCCATGTACTACTTCCTCAGCCACTTATCCTTAATAGACATCTGTTACACCTCTACGGTTACGCCCAAGTTAATTGCTGACCTGCTAGTAGAAAGAAAAACCATCTCCTATAGTAACTGCATGTTACAGGTCTTTACAATGCACTTCTTTGGAGGCACTGAGGTCTTCATTCTTACCGCCATGGCCTTTGATCGCTATGGTGCCATCTGCAAACCTCTCCACTATGTGATTATCATGAACAGGACAAGGTGCCATCTCCTAGTCCTAGCTGCTTGGGCTGGTGGGGCCGTCCATGCCTTTCCTCTATTTTCTACCGCAATTGGTTTTCCCTTCTGTGGTCCTAATGAAATCGATCACTACTATTGTGATGTTCTTCCTTTGCTAAAGGTGGCCTGTACGGATACCTACATCACTGGTATCCTTGTGATTGCCTTTTCAGGTATGTTTGGCTTAGGagtttttattgtcttatttgtttcttatggGATAATATTGTTCAGTTTAAGAAATCTCTCAGCTGAGGGAAGACGCAAAGCCCTCTCCACCTGTTGGTCTCATATCACTGTGGTTGTCTTATTTTTTGGGCCTGCAATTTTTATCTACCTTAGACCACCTACTACTTTTCCTCAGGACAAAATATTTGCTCTGTTTTATACCATCATTGCTCCTATGTTCAATCCCCTAATCTATACTCTGAGAAATTCAGAGATGAAAAAAGCCATAGGAAAGGTGTGGTGCCCCTTACTATTTTCAAAGAAGCACACAGTTAATTTGAAGAAGTTTATGGGATAa
- the LOC113246450 gene encoding olfactory receptor 4P4-like, protein MESQRNISEFILLGLSYNQSIQVFCFLLFLYCYVALLAGNLLILVSIRLSPLYHQPMYYFLSHLSSMDICYTSVVTPKLIADLLVERKIISYENCMLQLFTMHFFGGVEIFILTAMAFDRYAAICKPLHYVIIMNRTRCNLLVLAAWAGAAIHAFPLFSAAISLPFCGPNEIDHYFCDIFPLLKVACTDTYIIGVLLIAFSGMFALGVFIVLFVSYGIILFTLRNLSAEGRRKALSTCWSHITVVVLFFGPAIFIYLRPPTTFPEDKIFALFYTIIAPMFNPLIYTLRNSEMKKAMRKVWCPSLFSKKHTINLKKFMG, encoded by the coding sequence ATGGAAAGCCAGAGAAATATCTCAGAATTCATACTTTTAGGACTTTCATATAACCAGAGCATAcaagtattttgttttctccttttcttatacTGTTATGTTGCCCTGTTGGCAGGAAACCTTCTGATCCTTGTCTCCATCCGACTCAGTCCTCTTTATCACCAACCCATGTACTACTTCCTCAGCCACTTATCCTCCATGGACATCTGCTACACCTCTGTGGTTACACCCAAGTTAATTGCTGACCTGCTGgtggaaagaaaaatcatctcGTATGAAAATTGCATGTTACAGCTCTTTACAATGCACTTCTTTGGAGGAGTTGAGATCTTCATTCTTACCGCCATGGCTTTTGATCGCTATGCTGCCATCTGCAAACCTCTCCACTATGTGATTATCATGAACAGGACTAGATGCAATCTCTTAGTCCTAGCTGCTTGGGCTGGTGCAGCCATCCATGCCTTTCCTCTATTTTCTGCTGCAATCAGTTTGCCTTTCTGTGGTCCTAATGAAATCGATCACTACTTTTGTGATATATTTCCTTTGCTAAAAGTGGCCTGTACTGATACCTACATCATTGGTGTCCTTCTGATTGCCTTTTCAGGTATGTTTGCTTTAGGagtttttattgtcttatttgtttcttatggGATAATATTGTTCACTTTGAGAAATCTGTCAGCTGAGGGAAGACGCAAAGCCCTCTCCACCTGTTGGTCTCATATCACTGTGGTTGTCTTATTTTTTGGGCCTGCAATTTTTATCTACCTTAGACCACCTACTACTTTTCCTGAGGACAAAATATTTGCTCTATTTTATACCATCATTGCTCCTATGTTCAATCCCCTAATCTATACTTTGAGAAATTCAGAGATGAAAAAAGCCATGAGAAAGGTTTGGTGCCCatcattattttcaaagaagcaCACAATTAATTTGAAGAAATTTATGGGATAA
- the LOC113246469 gene encoding olfactory receptor 4P4-like, with protein MERQRNISEFVLLGLSYDQNVQIFCFVLFLFSYIALLAGNLLILVSIRCSPLFHQPMYYFLIHLSSMDICYTSTVTPKLIADLLGGTKTISYGDCMLQVFAMHFFGSIEVFILTVMAFDRYAAICKRLHYMLTMNRTRCHLLVLAAWAGGVLHSLPQLMMTIQLPFCGPNELDHYFCDIFPLLNIACTDTYITGVLVVANSGMVALVTFVVLFVSYVIILFSLRHHSAEGRHKALSTCGSHITVVILFFGPSIFAYLRPPTTFPEDKVFALFYTIIAPMFNPLIYTLRNTEMKNAMRRVWCQTLFSKAAHS; from the coding sequence atggagaggcagagaaacatCTCAGAATTCGTACTTCTAGGACTTTCGTATGACCAGAAcgttcaaatattttgctttgtgcTCTTCTTATTCTCGTACATTGCCCTGTTGGCAGGAAACCTTCTGATCCTTGTCTCCATTCGATGCAGCCCTCTTTTTCACCAACCCATGTACTACTTCCTCATCCACTTATCCTCCATGGACATCTGCTACACCTCTACGGTTACGCCCAAGTTAATTGCTGACCTACTAGGGGGGACAAAAACCATTTCCTATGGTGATTGCATGCTACAAGTCTTTGCCATGCACTTCTTTGGCAGCATTGAGGTCTTTATTCTCACAGTCATGGCCTTTGATCGTTATGCGGCCATCTGCAAACGTCTCCACTACATGCTTACCATGAACAGGACAAGGTGCCATCTCCTAGTCTTAGCTGCTTGGGCTGGTGGCGTTCTCCATTCTCTTCCTCAATTAATGATGACAATCCAATTGCCATTTTGTGGTCCTAATGAACTTGATCACTACTTCTGTGATATCTTCCCTTTGCTGAACATTGCCTGCACTGATACCTACATCACTGGGGTCCTTGTGGTTGCCAATTCAGGTATGGTCGCCTTAGTTACCTTTGttgtcttgtttgtttcttatgtcATTATATTGTTTAGTCTAAGACATCACTCAGCTGAGGGAAGACACAAAGCCCTCTCCACCTGTGGGTCTCATATCACTGTGGTCATCTTATTTTTTGGGCCATCAATCTTTGCCTACCTTCGACCTCCAACCACGTTCCCTGAGGACAAAGTATTTGCTCTATTTTATACCATCATTGCTCCTATGTTCAATCCCTTAATCTATACGCTGAGaaatacagagatgaaaaatgcCATGAGAAGAGTTTGGTGCCAAACATTATTTTCAAAGGCAGCACACAGTTAA